CCGCCAACCTCTTCACCCTGCTCGGTCGCTTCCGGACCTGAGCAGAAACCTGTCACGGTACCGAAACACTTGCTGGCATCCACCATGCCACAAAAAACGCCCCGCAATTGCGAGGCGTTTTTTGTGGCATTGAGTGCCTGAAGAGCTAAAAGAACTAGAACTTGTACCCCACGGACAGGCCGACCATGTGCGCGTCAGCGTTGTCGATTTCGCCGTCCCGCACGCCGTCATCACGTCCGTTAATGTCACGATCCATGATCATCAGGTAAGTATAGTTCACATCCACCATCCAGTTATCCCAATGAAAACCGAGACCACCATTTAAGAGATGACGGTCGTTGGCAGGAACCATGTAGTCGATGGTCTCATCCTGGACAGGGGACTGGTCGAATACGTAGCCGGCACGCAAATCGAGCCAATCCAGAGCGGCATATTCCACGCCGATATTGAAGCGCCAGACGTCATCCCAGTTCTTAGCCTGAATCGACTGTGTCGGCGTCGCCGAGGGCAAAACTGGATCGCCGTAGTTTATCTTTAACTCATCGTATTTACTCCAAAGCGTATAAACAGCTCCAACCTCAACGCTAAATTTCTCTGTCGGGTACATAGCAACACCAAAAGCAAATGAATCTGGAAGTGTAACAGTACCACTTGCAGATGTATCGGTAAACGCAACGTCAGGAACACCAGGATAAGCGCGAATCCAGCTAGGTGTTGTAAAATCAGCGTCCCCAGTAACTTTCATTGTCACAGGACTCCTATAACTAAGACCTAATTTCGCATATTGGCACGGCTGATAATGCAAGGCCATGTTAAATCCATAACCCCATCCATCAGCTTCAAGCTTCAAATCTCCATCTGGATAAGCAGAAAACTTTGCCAAACTAAATTTTTGTTTTTTCGAAAAATCTAAATACATTGCCTCAACGCCAAAAGCAGCGGAAAGCTTATCGGTAACCTTCACAGCCACGTTGGGATTGATAGACATAGACTCGATGATGGCTTCATACGAATTATAACGTCCACCCCAATCTTCATCGAAGACCGAACCCAGACCGAAACGGGAGAATGTTCCCAGGCCGATGGAATAGCGGTCATTGACCTTCCATGTGGCAAAAAAATGCGGGGGAATCCAAAGGGAATCCTTGTCTGAGGAATACCATTTACCGTCAGCTTTGACATCAAGCACCGGATGAATGGCCGTGAAGCCGCCCAGAACCTGCATGCCATCGAGCTGCGTGATGCCGGCCGGGTTTGTCGCGAGGGCGGAAGGATCATCTGCCCGGCCTACCGTCGCGCCTCCCAGGGCGTTGCCGCGAGCACTCCATTCGTAAATTCCGAACCCTGCCGCAAAGCTGGCTTGCGCGGCCAGCAGCACCAGACAACAGGCCATGACCCACGTTTTCAAAGTTCGCATCCATCCTCCCCTTTGTTGCACTGTTTGCTCCACAAGCGCGACACGTTAAGTGCACGCTCAATATATTTTGCTAGTGCGCTAAATTAAGAAGAGTTACGCGTCAAGAGTTTTGAAAAACCCTTTTGAAAAAGTGGATTACATGTACTTACTTGGCTGATCAGCGAAGATTAAATACTGAGTGGATACACAAAAACAGGGCGGAAAAATGGTGGACTGGTCAGGAGGGGCTGGGTACAAGGCGTTGTAAAAAACAAGGAGGCAGGCGCTGTGGTCATGGGCAACAAAGAACGCATTCTGGAGACGGCCAAACGGCTATTCGGGGAACTTGGGTACGCGGAAACCACCTACAAGCGCATCGCCCAGGAAGCGGGCATCGCCGACGGCCTCATCGCCCACCACTATGGCAGCAAGGAAAACCTGTTCCAGCTGGTGGAAATTGAAATTCTCACCGACCTGCTGCTCAAGATAGATGAGAGCCAGTATTATGCATCCGATGGACTGAGCGGCGTACTCAATTTCGCAAAGTGCATCCTAAAGGCTTCCACGACGCCCGAATCAGGCTTCCTGACCCTGCTGCGTTGCTCCCCGTTCCTGGCCAACACCGTCGACGCGGACAACTCCGAAATCCTGAACGTCTGTTCCCGCGTGGTGGAAAAAATGCTTGAGTGCCTGCGCAGAGGCATCGGTGACGGTTCAATCCGCGCCGACCTGGAGCCCAACCTCGCCGCCAGCGTCATCTTCTCCACGGTCTTCGGCTCGACCCGCGCCCGCTTGCTGGCCAAGGAAAACATCCTGGGGCTCAGTTTTTCAGAGGATTTCTACCCCGAAATCCTGCGGATTCTGACCAGATATCTGGGACCCGTCGAGGAGACCGCGACACACTGTCACGAATCCTTGTCCTCATCCGAGTTGCCCTGAATCAGGGCATAGGCAACCAGGCATCCGAGCACAAATCCGCCAATTGTAATCCACCAGACCATCACAGCCCCCTGTCGGCAATCAACCCAGATGAAAGGATCGGCCGCGCAGCAACCATCCGCCTGCGACGGCCGTAAAGAAGGCATTGGCCGCCCAGGCTGCCAGTACCGGCGGCACCAGCCCCTTTTCTCCGGCCGAGGCGCACAGCACGAACAATCCATAATAACAAAATGTGGCCACCAGCCCGAGGGGAATGATCACGAAAAGCGATCCGAAAAAGGACACCACGGCCAGGGCGATAAGCGCCATGACCAGAACCGAGCCCGCATAGGCCAGTTTCATGTGCCAAGCGGTCTGCAACCGCTCGATATTGGATCCGGAATCCCTCAGCCGCTTTATTTCAGCGCCCAATTGCAAAAGAGGCAACGACTCA
This DNA window, taken from Desulfomicrobium sp. ZS1, encodes the following:
- a CDS encoding OmpP1/FadL family transporter, which translates into the protein MRTLKTWVMACCLVLLAAQASFAAGFGIYEWSARGNALGGATVGRADDPSALATNPAGITQLDGMQVLGGFTAIHPVLDVKADGKWYSSDKDSLWIPPHFFATWKVNDRYSIGLGTFSRFGLGSVFDEDWGGRYNSYEAIIESMSINPNVAVKVTDKLSAAFGVEAMYLDFSKKQKFSLAKFSAYPDGDLKLEADGWGYGFNMALHYQPCQYAKLGLSYRSPVTMKVTGDADFTTPSWIRAYPGVPDVAFTDTSASGTVTLPDSFAFGVAMYPTEKFSVEVGAVYTLWSKYDELKINYGDPVLPSATPTQSIQAKNWDDVWRFNIGVEYAALDWLDLRAGYVFDQSPVQDETIDYMVPANDRHLLNGGLGFHWDNWMVDVNYTYLMIMDRDINGRDDGVRDGEIDNADAHMVGLSVGYKF
- a CDS encoding TetR/AcrR family transcriptional regulator, translated to MGNKERILETAKRLFGELGYAETTYKRIAQEAGIADGLIAHHYGSKENLFQLVEIEILTDLLLKIDESQYYASDGLSGVLNFAKCILKASTTPESGFLTLLRCSPFLANTVDADNSEILNVCSRVVEKMLECLRRGIGDGSIRADLEPNLAASVIFSTVFGSTRARLLAKENILGLSFSEDFYPEILRILTRYLGPVEETATHCHESLSSSELP